The nucleotide window gtttcaacgttttcaaagagGTCGTGAGGAAACTGTgggtgaattcatcaaaaatcagccgaaatcatcatcgAAATTCATGGAAAGGAAATtcaacatctccaaaacatcgatttatcgcattttgagcGGTCATTTGGGCTTACctaaggtgtgtgcacggttttaACCgaacaaattgactgacgaccaaaaattgctctcatcgatcgacgcttgtgaccgattatttgaacaaaattcacattttaatcattaaccactccccgtatccATCTGATAAGGCACCTTGCGACTTTTTCCTTatcgaaaaaatacatttgcaaatgaaaggaaagcgttatgcataCGTAAGGCCAGCATACTGGCGGCCTTACCGGCCAACTAGCTAAAACCCTCGTAACCTCGGTAAAAAGACaatgtttcattattttattaacaaattgaagtctaatcttcttttattttgggCCAAAACATTTAAAATCTCTTCCTCCGTCACGTCTGCATCTATGGATATTCAAGAGAGCCATTCCGTTCAGGCGTGCTTCTccagttttatttcttaaatatgttttaagccTGCGAAGTGAGGAAAACGAGCGTTCACTTGAAGCGACAGATATAGAGACTGTTGCTCCAATCTTTAAAAAACGATGcactgttttgaaaatttttgcatCGCAACAATTCAACGCGTCTAAAAAAGTTTTGGATCTCTTTTTCCTGTATGATTAACAATaaactctaaaaaaataatagaaacctTATTGGTGACTTTTCAGTTCAGAACTAATTTTCAAAAGAAGTCCATTTTCGACTCACAATTCCccttaaatctaaaaaaatccAGTTCAGCAGCCACAGAGTTATAAGGCAAACTCATTACtttgaagcaaattaaaaaaatgtctctGTACAGTTTATATTTTTCTGGGTTTTTTAATTGGCCTACATCCCCACAACTTTTTAATACTATCCAAATACAATAggtttgtttttagtttaacattttcatagtttcaaaaaatttaattcaccCCAAACCCTCCCTGCGTTCGCCCTTGGCACCACAAAACATCTTTTCTGAGAGGAACTCACGGAGATCAGCtcttccaaataattttttttcggccttctaactgtatataactttttaagTAATACTGGTTGTTTGTGaagaataattaatttaagtataatataGACGTTATATatgattaaaatataaaaaaatccaaGCTGTAAGGACATATACATGTTGACGTTGGCTTAGCAGCGGCCAGAAAGTCGGCGTTGACGCAGCAGCAATAAGACGATGGTGTTGACGCAAGCCCATTCGGTACCGATGTGATGTTACCCCAAAATCGCGTTATGGATAGCTGTTGTGTTCAACAGCCGAAATTGTCAGATCTTGTTAAAAGGGGATCTTTTTTTCCGCCACTTTTTAGCGGCATCGCGACACctcctttttttttgcaacagcACTTTATGTTTTTGGcggtagtttttaataaatttgctttACCGCAATAAATATAATGCACTAACTGTGAAACCATAGCTGTTAAGTTTTGATTACTAATCGTAATTATTAGTAATCTGATTACTTTGTATTTGAGAGTGAAATAATTGATTACATTACGATTATCTTGATCCCAAGTAGATTACGTAATGATTAAGATTACaagtaatcaaaaaataatcagGATTACTCTGGATTACTGAAaagaatcaaaaataatcaaaataaataattgattctTTTCAGCGATTCTTTTTGATTCTTTTCAATCCAAAACCCCAAACAACTTTggtctttttgctttttttaatttttaataaatttttttattcaattttgtaCAACAAATAAAGATATTCAAGAGTCTTGAATCAAGACATAATAACTAAATGTAAcaccaaaaaaataacaaaattcatttataacaaaataacaagaaaaatatacattaacTCCATTTAGAATTTGCTTTCAATAACACCAATTTCTCAAATGATAAGTCCGACATTGACTGGCGCCTTGGACTGTTCACTATCCCCGCAAAGCAAAATAGCCTCTCTACTGGTGCTGAGGGAGGATTAAAGGCAACAAAAGCTTCTTTTATACTGCAATGTTTTACCCAAGTGTCGTCTGTTCTTGAATTGTCATTTAAGTAACAGAAAAAGTGATCGGTCAAAAAAGCCCGACGATCACTAGCACTTGGCTCAGGAGTAGCATTTGTTCCTTCTTCGTTATCTGTGTCTGTATAAagataaatgaatttaataaaaataatctaagaatattCAAACAACTCTACCGTTGAGGTCAAAATCAAAATGCCtattatttgcaaataattcattacttttcaatatttgtgcaTTGAAAGCACTATTGTCTTTTGCATAGAAATCGCAAATTGTGTTTAAAACCCAGGTACTTTTGTCCGCTACTGTCACCTTCGGTTTTACCCTTTGCAACACCTTGATCCATCTCATTTTAATATCTGGAGGTAGTACAGTTGCCGCTAGTGCTATATTGGCCTCcggttttaaagtaaaaaatacgtCAAACCGATCTCTGAAACGCTGCTCCAACTTAGCAACCACAGAGGAAACTTGCTGCATTTCTGGCTTGTTTTGCAGCTTATTTAATCTATTGCTGAGGGTCATCAGAGTCGGAATTAAGCAGCCTGCATAGAATATACACTTACTTAATGTGAAACCGATAAATAATACTAATACATTTTACCGTAATTCACGTTATTTTCTCCTTGAAGGTAGTCCAAGGCACGAGCAATAGGCCCCATCAAAAACTGGTACATCTCCAGATACTGCAAATCGCTCGGAGAAAATTGTGACAAGCTGAGTTTTTCGCACAAAGGATTCAACTTGTCCTTGGCCCAAAGTAACTTCGTTACTGCGTCGAACAGTGAATTCCACCGATTCCACAACGGGCACAAGCAATGTCGATCCCAAGCATTCCACAATAATTTCCGACTTCGGCCATTTGCACTTCCTCTACAAGGCGTTGCATTTTTCGAATGTCTGGAAAATATTCTCTTTAGTACATTATAGTTCAACAAAATCCTTAACAATTTTCAGTTACCATCGAATGTTGGATATACAAAGCCTGCTCACTTCTCAAAATCTTCACGTAATCGGCGGAAGGAAGTAAATTCAGCGTATGGCTGCAACATCGAAGATGCTTTGGCAGCAGCAGCTCGTTTTGGAAAACTGGCAAATCGTTTCATCTTCATGAGAAGTTTCAGTTTCCGTACACCCGTACTCCTTGAAAGCCTTAACAAAATTGGAGCCATTGTCTGTCACCTTCATAATAACATTGGACGGGCTCAGACCAAAGCCGGCATTAATTTCGGCAATGATTTGCGCAATTTTTTCAGCTGCGTGCACGCCGAATATTCTCCTGCAAGCAAGAGCAGCCGACTTGCGTTCCACGTTCTCTGTGAGCCAATGGCAAGTATACCCCAAAAAGCTCCGGTGGTTCCCAGACCAAATATCCCCGGTTATACAGAAGTGTTTTACGGAGGCCATTCCCGACTTGATTTTGTGTACCACTTCACCATAATGCtccttcaatttttttacagcTGCTTGCacctagtgatgagcgatatttcactaccggtgattttttcactgtgattgaaaaatcgcaaatcgcaactgcgatcactttttataaatagcagttcgaaactgtgatcgcagttcgaaactgtgatcgcagttcgaatcagtgattgcgatcgcagttcgaaactgtgatcgcagttcgaacctgtgaattacgatcacaatagcaaatagcagaaaagtaagaactttcttcagggtattataagtatatatcgtatatgctatttttcgtcatagcggtttgaagttttgagtgtaacgttcttataatttttaataatggcaggaaatgtatcaaggaaaagaagtgaagtgtgatgtttgaagtggtagatgaaatataatcaaaatggaatattttaatttgttttaataaaatttttaattttacttattgttaaaaccaaatttgaaagctttttgtgatgaaaacaagaattgtaactaattaatttcagaaaaaattatggaataaaaaaattacgcgtttttaatattttcccaaagattaggaaactcgcgttaattatttggtcttgaaaatattaaaagcgggtatactaaacaaacaaattatcaaccacactaaaggtaattccttctaagaaatgtgtgaaactaTCACACCAACAtataaatgaactatgcaatacgctccaggtgtcaggtagccgaaccactccaacatttgcgaaaatgtagtgaaaagaaaggcggaaaaacttgactcgagttacaggagccaaaagagaatttgccgccaataacgacaaaatgtttccgtcgttcccatgacagtcgggtctacgtaagtggaacagacccggacttttattcggccaaacagtgtcaaatcggcagaatctgccgctacaacaacaacaaaagtctccgtttgaacgtcgacttagttgcgatcgcaatagcaatataaaatcacagtgatttaaaaatagcaatcactgaaatcacagtgatttaaaatcgcaatatcgctcatctctattGCACGCTCATTATCTTCATGCCACTGGTGTGCAAGAGGTCTATGAAAGACCTTCTTTCTAAAATTGAGACAGGCAGTGCTCCATCAACAATAGCATGCAAAAGCTTTCTATCGAAGGCAGCTTGCGCAGAATTGCCAAAAAGGCTGCACGACTTCAAACGTTTGTATTCCGCATACAATTCGCTATGTTTGACCCGTAAATGCTTCACAAAATTGGAGGTCACGTCACCAGTAGCTCTTATCTTCCGATCACATCCGACACATTTTGCAATTGTCGACATCTTATTCTGATCAGAAATCTGTGAattcgtatgtatatgaatataattttcaaagttcAATTCATTAAACacttacaacaacaccaaacacatcaatttaaattttaaaacaaacaatacTAAAACAACCCTAACTAATTTGAACCATATGCACATAAAAACTAACTTTTACAATATCCGTATAAAATCTCGCGTTGAAAACAGTTTTTCCAGACACCTCAAAAGACTGGATTTTTATAGAGCTTCcagaatttttttgaagaaccTTCTCCTCTTGCGGGGACTTGGCACGTAATTCTTGTCCAAAATTTTATCATCATTTGAGAAGTCGCTTTCTCCAAAAACCAATTGATCAGTTTGTGACATGTTATCTTCAAATGGAGCGTTTTTGCACACAAAACACAATTAATAACAACTGACTGAAACGTGAAGTTTGAAGTATAGATTATATGATTGCACTTTATAATCTTGTTTGACTTGTTAACGTAAGCGTACCAACAAGTTAACAACCGTTCTTGAATTCTAAAACTACTCCCTTCaacattgttgtttttcataCAGGTGTACATAAATATCAGCTACGCTCATTGAAGCTTATTCTGATGATCAGAACTGGGAAATTTCGCGATGGGGCTGATTAAATTGAATGGCTGAATTGCtattaatattagcaaaaatatctccatttataatataatatttataataatataatatatatatacatatatacatataaaagcatGTATCTCAGAATCAGACGCTCAGGttatacaaaaaacaatttaaaaaatttttataaaaaaatgtcttaaaatttaaagagaaGAGTTGTTTGGTATTTTGGATTGAAAGTAatcaaaaacaatcaaaaagaaTCGCTGAAAagaatcaattatttattttgattattttcattaatttataataatccttattattttttgattctttATAATCGTAATCATTACGTAATCCCAATATTTCAAACGCACAATTAAATAATCATTACGAttctttttagaaaataatctaaccGATTACTAATCGTAATCATAATTTAACAGTTACGTGTGAAACCACCTTtagcagaaaaaatataaattcccTTATTTCAACACGACTTTTATTTTAACACTCCACTGAATATGCCGTTTAACCGAAATATATACCTTTTGGTTGATAATTCtctctctttttgttttttttttgtttgcgcaCTATTAGGTTGGTGAATTTTTTATGGCGTATACCGTACGTATgatatgaacatatgtaatactTTTTCACCACCGTTCTTTACACAATAGAATTCTTTATTACATTAGTTTCATGAGTTAGCCTAAACCTTACCCTAACGGCTTAGACTTGTGGTAcctatgtatacaaaaaaggggtaagtaaagggtgattttttaagagcttgataactttttaaaaaaaaaaacgcataaaatttgcaaaatctcatcggttctttagttgaaacgttagattggttcatgacatttactttttgaagataatttcatttaaatgttgaccgcggctgcgtcttaggtggtccattcggaaagtccaattttgggcaactttttcgagcatttcggccggaatagcccgaatttcttcggaaatgttgtcttccaaagctggaatagttgctggcttatttctgtagactttagacttgacgtagccccacaaaaaatagtctaaaggcgttaaatcgcatgatcttggtggccaacttacgggtccatttcttgagatgaattgttgtccgaagttttccctcaaaatggccatagaatcgcgagctgtgtggcatgtagcgccatcttgttgaaaccacatgtcaaccaagttcagttcttccatttttggcaacaaaaagtttgttagcatcgaacgatagcgatcgccattcaccgtaacgttgcgtccaacagcatctttgaaaaaatacggtccaatgattccaccagcgtacaaaccacaccaaacagtgcatttttcgggatgcatgggcagttcttgaacggcttctggttgctcttcaccccaaatgcggcaattttgcttatttacgtagccattcaaccagaaatgagcctcatcgctgaacaaaatttgtcgataaaaacgaaacgaaacacatttcgaaccgaacactgattttggtaataaaattcaatgatttgcaagcgttgctcgttagtaagtctattcatgatgaaatgtcaaagcatactgagcatctttctctttgacaccatgtctgaaatcccacgtgatctgtcaaatactaatgcatgaaaatcctaacctcaaaaaaatcacccgttatatgtagtTATAATTCAATTCAGCAAtctcataattttttatgcgttgcgagttttcgagagaaaagttctgcgaaagatttatggtcctttgcgcgttggccaaggcgaatatcgcattccatggaacgatgagctgtacgagatatacgacgacattgacatagttcagcgaattaaaagacagcagagtaagaggaagacctccactccgttggaaggaccaagtggagaaggacctggcttcgcttggaatatccaattggcgccacgtagcgaagagaagaaacgactggcgcgctgttgttgactcggctataatcgcgtacgCGGTGTCTaccccagtaaagaagaagaagaatctcaTAATTCATGGTAATTGAGTATTCTAACACGTTGGTTGGTTTGttaatatactataaaaattataagtattttacatgatataaaacattttataatatactatattcaaatattattcaattaattttaaaaattcattttttaaacattatttttagaattttaaagtcgcttgacgcaacagaATAAGTATcttttgaatttaatatgttaatgaattatttaatattaatttaaaacatagTTTACTAGatagaaagaaatttaaattagccctgtgaaaaaaattttccaactgCAATTCAACACAGCCATAACAGTTAAgcacacaaaaatataatataacaatagAAAACACACACTCCCGAACTTTGTAGTAGCACACGAATCACCAgtcaaacaataaaaatgtgaagCCTCTGGCACTTACCACAGCAAACGGATGTTTGGTTGGTCGAACTCTAGTCGCTAGTTCAATTCGTTTTTAACTTTCTTAGTAGAAATAAAACGAACACCAAACTCCGCTGTAAATTCCACAGCAATTGAAACACACTTTTGCAATGCCTCCGACGGTTTCATTAGATATGCAAGTGCTTTTCCTAGTCCTACTTGAAAATGGGATTGCGAACATTTTCACACACCGCAATGGCAAGAAAGCGAAAAATATACCGCAGATAGTTACTAAAAGTGgcatttatatttctattttgtttagtaatgaaaaatggaaatttgttacttttttatcgtttttgaTTAAGGACTATTTAACATGCGAACGCAACATTAGCATCCATCGAATAGCCGTGCAGTCAGCTCAGTAAAACAACTTGCAGACGACAGCATAACAACAGCACTAACAACGAAAAGAAGGTTGGGAACGACCGTAAAGAAGAATGTGGCAATGGCAatggaatatttataaaacttctcACGGGTTTTAAATCACGAATGGATTAATCAGTTTCCATAGATATTTAAATGGAGGattgagtcatgtgtagaagtttacgtaagtgaggaaagttgtctgattgccattcacttgggagcggACAGAgacgattcttttatatatagctCAAAAAGCTCATgatttccggtcttagaccaaatatCCTTTTGAAGGCAAACTGAAATGAGAAGGCGAATGATCCCTCTACagggttatgcgctgggtttggaacccgcgacgtaaaaaaacacatttattttgcattaCATAGTTGGTCACATAACCTTTGGCTGCATAAGTAACTTTTCAAAATCGTAGCGATTATCAATTAAATGAACAAAGTTCTTAACAACTCTTGAACTGaagtaatattttcacacttttcTAACGGTTATTAATATGAATATCCCGCCGTATAGCTGTCAGGTTTATATTTcctttctttttagttttttacttCTGGTCGCAATTAAATAGTACTACACTTAGGTCCGATGTCATTTGCACACAAAacattgaattaaattattcaGTGGtgcaaaatagaaaacaaaGTGCCTAAGTTCTGTGTTGTCTTCTGCAAAATGCGTAGAAAAAGGACAACATGCAAAAAGGTTTATAACGGAAAAGGGGAAAAGTGCGAAATAGAATGCGAACCGTTTTTTACATACTCTAATTGCTTCATTAGTATCTCTATAATGAAAAGAAACTGATGCAAAGGGTATGGGAATAGATATAGCTCTAAAGAGAAAGGTGCGCTAGTgcaaagtatttatatatttagggTAGGATATTATAAGAGTTTAGCGAAAGGAGTTTAATTATATTAAGtgctattaaattaattatttgggaacaattaaaaacaaatatcatACTTCAACGCAATACTATAAAAggagcattccaaagtaaacaggacttaaaaaacacAGATCaattctgcttcaatacagctttttgcacggttcaaAAGCATTTCGAACGCAAACAAGAATTCTAcgccaaaaaaatttgatacacccctGTGTTTGACCAACCAGGgtcatttttttttgaagcgcggccggtATGGCCGagagtatgccggtgcaagccttttgaatggcctctacgtctgctgCAGAcggtctgcataacgcttttctttcatgggcaaatgcatttttccgaaatggaggaagtcgcacggtgccatatcaagagaatacggggagtggttaatggttaaaatgtgaattttggtcaaataatcggttacaAGTGTCGAATCGAATGTTCGATTCTGGGCAATTTTTGGACGTCAGTCAATttatgcggaacaaaccgtacagacatctttcgtaagcccaaatgttcagtcaaaatgcgataactcgatgttttggagatgttcaattccatgaatttcaatgatgatttcggtttGTTGAATTCATACATAGTTTTAATGGAATTTCctgtgatcacggattttgattggcccacatgttgatagtcatttatgtcctcacgaccactttgaaaacgttgaaaccactcgtgcattcTGTTACGCGATAAACAATTatcaccataaacttgtttcatcagttgaaacgtttcgataaaagttttactaattttaaaacaaaatttattgttggCTCCTTGATTGAAGTCATTTTCGTACCTATTACACAACCATAacgacacttaaaacgcaataacttcacttccaatcaattaaatgtcatgaaattctcactggacaatcgacaAAGATGGCAGATTTTAACGCACCAGTCGGCATATAGATGGCACCACCAGGGCGATCTAGATTCTAAAAGAAGTTCTTTACACTGGATCCTCTTATTTAGGGCAAAAACTATAACTTCATCggatatttccaaaaaaaaaaaacaacggacACTCTAATGTGCAAGTAAACTCAAACTTAGCCAAATAAAACCAAGTTTGAGTGTGATAGGTGTTACTGCGGATGTGGCTGCTACAACATAAATCCTTTGGTTTTGATCTTTAAATATTGCCACCAGCAAAAAGGTTTGAAGGGGGTTACAAGCATTCAGTGTGTGCATATTAtgagatgaaattttaagaggaaTCGATTGTAGATAGATGTATTCGTAGATATGTTTATTTGTACCAGAAAATTAGATGAGGCATGAAACAGTGGTGCAAGCATATACCGCagatacgtatacatacatacatacgtacattacAAATGTTTCAATACATGCACGTACTTCATGTCTGTTGTGGTGTTGTAAAGGTGCTGAATGCCATAGAAGTTGCTCCtgcgaaaaatggtaaataaataGTTGCACAAACACACTTGTTGAAACGATGAAAGCATTTGTGTGATTTAGTAAAATGCTTGCGTAGTTGCCTTTGACACCCGACAGACGAATAAGTTGCAGCCAAGCAAGCATTGATAGGCACAAATTGCAGGTTAAAGAGTCAACCTAAAATTTGGAGTAGAGACTTTGAATAGTGATGTTTGTACGATGAAGCCTTGATCTAAATGGCGCTGCCAAGACATTTGCGTTGAAACCATTTTCACGAATTTATTGTAAGGGTGGCTACAGACAAATGTCAAAAGTATGTAGTTTCAAATGTAGCGTTGTATTTTTTAGCCACTTTCACTTGTTTTTTTGGCTACTAAAACTTGTACCAATTTCTTCTTAGATGCATCTCTACAGTTATTACCTTCTACGTTAAGCATAATGAGAAATATAGCAACTTTTTTCAAACATATACCTGTATTGAAGGTTTtcctataaaaacaaaatataaactttacttAAGTGTCTTAGACCTGcctttattttatgttttcagtaCCAACCCATTAGTTCATCTTTGAACCGTGACTACCTGGAAACTCTCATACGTACAAGGtttgtcgcaaaagaaacaggactgtaaaaaaagacaacaaaaaattaatatttttcaaaagttacatatattttttattcacagtagtttccttgtgtttcgatacagcgtttagaacggtcaattagcatttcaaatgagggtttaaggtcatttttcggaatgctcttgagaatatcggtagTCGctttttggatagctgaaatgtcctgaaaccagtatCCTTtcatggagttttttgtcaaaaaatcagtgacaagcgtcgacagATAACACgccgcattatcgtgcaacaggcgccaggacactgcctcacggtattgtggtcgagcacgacgaatgcgtgacaaaagacgcttcataacaccaaggtaaaacacagcattaatcgtttggccaggtggacgaactctcggtgtacaataccctcagaatgataaaaacaaatcagcattgtctttatttttaacttctgaagacgacttttttcggagattatagaggtcctcacgaccttcttggaatcgcttaagcCACTCATGGTCATTagtacgggataggcactgatcaccataaacctttttcatcatttgaaatgtttgagtAAACGTTTAcccaaatttaaaacaaaatttaatatttgctctttgttcaaaatgcattttacgaccgatgaccaaaagctgctgtcactttttgatcgataacatcgattatATTTATCCAatccagaaacagttatatttaaaaagttttgtttctttttcgacagaccttgtaaattcatatgatttatttatttttactcttaCAACAGCTTTGCGTAAAAACCACCCTGCAACCGGCGATGGCTGTGAAAGAGGGACCAACAAACTACCGTGATAACACTATAATCCCTCCACTTTATGAAGATGAGGTCGAAAAGAGCTCTAAGAAGGCTTAACTAAAGACTAAGATAGTTTACCGGCTGAGCTATGTATTTAAGTCGGCCGTGAGGAGCTGAAAAGCATATGTTCCAGCATCAGAGCAAGATTTGGTAGGATGAAGCATGCAAATGATTGTAATATGGGTACACTCTAGCTTATCCATATGATAGGATATTCTGCTGTCTGCGCAAATTAtcacggaatcaattttcttaGTATTTCACATAAGGTTCTTTCGACAGTATTGGGTAAAAGACATAAACTCattgtaaataaattgattGGAGTATATCAGTGtgagcgtagccgctgtcttttaattcgctaagtcaatgtcgtcgtactaTATATCTCATAAAGCTCATCGTTCACATCAGTTGTTGTCAACATCCATACCTCTGCAACATAAGCAGAGGGGTCTCTCATACGAGGCTGATTGCTATTTTTCATTGGGTGCGTTTTTTTACTTGGCGGGTCctaaactcagcgcacaaccctgtgtagGGGATGTTTTGCTTTCTCACTATagatcgccttcaaacggatgttgctacccagaggatacttagtcaaagaccggaaaacgtgagctacttgagccatatataaaaaatcgtttctggccactccaaaATGAATGGCGTTCAGATAATTTTCCTCAGTTGCGTGAAGACACATGGAAtgaatggagtggaggtcttcctcttcctctaatttccctggcgggtactgcgtcgaatactttcagagctggaagcgtttcgtccatacgtacgacatgacctagccagcgcagcagCTGTCTTTTAactcgttgaactatgtcaatgctgtcgtatatctcatacagctcatacAGTTATacagttccatcgaatgcgatattcgtcgtggccaacgcacaaaggaccataaatctttcgcagaacttttctctcgaaaactcgtaacgtgaTTCTTCAGTTGTTatcatcgtctatgcctctgcaccatatagcaagacgggaattaagagcgacttatagagtttggtttttgttcgtcgtgagaggactttacttctgaaTTGCTTACtcaagtagcacttgttggcaatagttattctgtgttggatttccaggctgacattcttggtggtgttaatactggatcctaaatagacgaaattagctacaacttcaaagttatgactatcaacagtgacgtgagagccaagtgcgacgactgtttaattgatgacaggagatatttggtCTTGCCCACGTtcacccatttgcgttgcttccttgttcagtctggagaaagcagaactaacggcgcgggtgttgagactgatgatatcaaaatcatcggcat belongs to Bactrocera dorsalis isolate Fly_Bdor chromosome 1, ASM2337382v1, whole genome shotgun sequence and includes:
- the LOC125775555 gene encoding uncharacterized protein LOC125775555 — encoded protein: MYQFLMGPIARALDYLQGENNVNYGCLIPTLMTLSNRLNKLQNKPEMQQVSSVVAKLEQRFRDRFDVFFTLKPEANIALAATVLPPDIKMRWIKVLQRVKPKVTVADKSTWVLNTICDFYAKDNSAFNAQILKSNELFANNRHFDFDLNDTDNEEGTNATPEPSASDRRAFLTDHFFCYLNDNSRTDDTWHQ